The sequence CTAGAGATGTATGGTTTTTTCAGTACAATGGTATTTGGGAGGAGCAACCACAGGCTGCTGGCTCAGTCTTATTTTTTCATACTACATACTTAGATAGCAGACCAGGCTCATAGGAATTACCATACATATGCTATGGGCTTACATGTAAATGCGTACACACAATGTTAGGATGACTCTGACAGCACACTGGcaacagtgatttaaaaaaaacaaacttttgtatataaatatgtgaatgtatttagCAATGTTAATCATTATACATTCTGTTCTTCTTTCATGCTGTTCCCCCAACCTGTCCTCTTTTAAATCTTTCTCGCTGTTCATCTGGCTTTTGCAGATTGAAGATGAAGGAGTGTTGAGGCTTTTGTATGATGAGGCGAAAATTAACATTCTGGGGGGCCGGTACCCTTGCGACCCGGAGCACTGGCTGAGCCTGGGGGCGCTCTCCTGTGCCCTGGAGCTGGGGGTGGGCCTGGACACCCAGCAGGCAACTGCTGCCATCAGGTAAAGTTTGCAGAACGGTGTTTCCTGTAAAGCacttaatatattaaaatgactgcaaaagtatatatatatatatatatatatatataatatatatatatatatatccaccTTAAGTGTTATGTAACCTTCCTCTGTGTCAAAGTCAGTGATGTACAATCCTTGTCCTGAATAGCCGCTGTCCGAAATGGCAGTGTTGTTCCAGCTGAGTTAATCACTTAATTGGTTTATAATAATTACCGTCATAATGGAACTGATTGACCCACTCATAAGAGCTCTAAGAAGAGTCATTGAATGTAAAGATTGCTGGAAAATCTTCCAGACTGCAAGGCACCGCAGGCCTAGGGGGGGGCGGTCCCTGCTGGACCGTGCAGTCTGCCCTGCAGCGTCAAACCTCTGTTCCTCTGTATCTCCCCCCCTGGCCCTCCCCCCGCTCAGGGAGAAGAAGATTTCGTCCTTTCTGCCGGCCCACGTTGCAGGAGGCGGAGGAGGTTTGCTGTCTGCTCTGAGGGGGAAGAGTGGGCGTCAGGCGGGGCTAGAGCAGAACCTGCTGGAGGAGTACCGCTCCGTTAGTGCCGCGGACAGCAACGCTCAGGATCCCGCCCATTACCTGCGCCAGTACCTCAACACCTGTCACTCGCTGCCTTACTATGGGTGAGGACCATAGGGAGGACAGAGAAGCACTggacaggggggaaaaaatgaacaatacatttcattattggcattttagcagaaTCTTTTATCTGGGGCAGTTTACATcggttacagcttttttttacaatgttatccatctatatagctgggtatttactgaggcaattgtgggttaagtaccttgcgcaagggtacagcagcagagccccagtggggaatcaaactgccagagtttcggttacgagtccttctccttaaccgctatgctactCTGCACTGGATAATACATCGGcagttaaatgtgaaatgtcaaGCATTAATGGCTCTGTTGTTGTTAGGACTGTTACTCGTGCAAAGATGATCTGAAAATCAGGTAAGACGAGTAGGTCTGCGTCATGTGACACTTGTGTGTCTGACACGTGTGTGTCTTGCCTGTGCAGATGTGCGTTCTTCTCGGGAGAGATTGACAAGCCCGCACAGGGGATTCTCCAGAGAGGGGGGCGCAAGACTGTCAGTGTAGGAATCAGCCTGGAAGGGGTGTACGTCATCGATGCTAAAGAGAAGGTGAGGCTTCTCAGGGttccagactaacttttccactggtagcaccggtgctaccaactttctcagttggtcgcaccagcacatgatttggtcgcaccctttttttttttttggtacagcatggtattaatcagtgaccttgcatgctgatgaatagttgtcttaatttgcataccgtagttttgcattgatgtaaagattgacagtgactcgagacttgatatttgcaaaatattttaatctgaacattgtTTCCCTCGTTGTGAGAAGCTTactaacgctaatgaaaacacaacgaaccatgtaacgtaacacacgcTGCATAGTtgcgtgcgaaagggttaaaataatcagctatagaccgcttcatctttggaacacggtaacagctaaatggattgttcacttgtttcatcatcagtgcacatgtacaggcagggagagtgcaggtagggagagaccgactgggccagtgaagaagaaaaagtagtactttcaaccacaatggctaacgcagtacccgtgccggaggggcaccaaaacagcctaatgatcatCATGTACTCGCATGGATACAACCACGTGAAATTTCAACTCGCGCACACTCAAAAAATGGTCGCATATGCGCATATTTTCAAGTCGCACTGGTGCGCCTAGTTATAAAATTTAGTCgcactgtctccaaaaatggtcGCAAAATGCAACTaaatggtcgcagtctggagccctgctTCTGTGGTGTCGTGGGTGCAAGTAAATAAGGACAAGGAGGTCCCAGAAGTGGTACCAACCACAGGGTTGTGCTCTCGAACCTGCAGCATGTTCTTCTGGGGCTGCGCTTCAGCGAGTTGTCCTGGGACCACAGCTACCCCGAGGAGGAGGGTGACTCGCACATCCTGTGGCTGGAGTTCGATGGAGAGGAGGCCGGCACCCCCGTCAACAAGTTACTCAAGATCTACTCCAAGCAGGTAACGGGTTGTAAAGAAAGTGCCTTTCAGACAGGTAAACCATGTAGCAAGGGTGAACCCCACCCTAACCAGTGCTGTTATGGCCACTGGTACTGACACCTCACGTTAATGTCTTTTATCACCTAATTTGTGTTACCTTGCTGTTGTTCCTCCCCGTGAACTAGGCGGAGCTCATGAGCGGTCTGATCGAGTTCTGCGTGGAGCTGGGAGCGGTGGCTGACGGGGCGGCGACGGGGACGGACGGTGACCTCACGCTTTCCCAGCAGCCCTCTGGGCAGGGCGGGGCCAGCGGCAGGGCGAGGGGCGGTCGCCGCGGGAAACTGCGGCGGCAGAGCAGTGTGGTATGCAGCAGGGTTCACTCCCTGAACACCATCAGCTACGTGGACGACGGTAAGAGACTGAGGAGAGAAGTTGAGAGGTTTGTGGGTTCCAGAGGAaattttgaaacacaaatacagcattTGAAATTACAACCAGACATATATGCAGGATTTATCTATTAGGCACACCAGGGGGGTGTTCCGAAATGTTAAATTGTTCCCTTGCTCCCTGCTGCCCTTAGGAACAGTTGGCAAAAAAACCATTTGGAATGCAGTCTTAAAATAGATGGCCTATGTTTGGCTGATGCCAAGAACTTTGTATGCCCAACAAAATACATTCCTTGGGTTTTCAGAGAATACCAGGTGGCTTTAAAAAAAGGTAATTAGAGGTCTGGGTACAGGAAATGGCTCTGTAGGGTTGTGTGTGTAGATTTGgggggttttttgtgtgtgtggaataaAAAAGGACATGGTTCTAGGTTAGACATGTTTAAAACTTGCTGACACTTGCTGTTGCAATATGTAACTtctaaaatttgttttgaacCTTCCAGGTAAGGAGATCAAGCGTCTGAAGCCAAAGAGGGCTGCTTCTTTCTTCACTAGACAGGCAACTGTCCCTAACTACTCTGCAGTTCAAGTAGGAGAGAGTTTGGAGCAAGGGTGAGCCGACAGAGCCAAAAACTGCCCCCATAGAGACCAAAACAACATCTGCACCTGAGATTTACAGAGACGCAAATAGTCAGAGAAACTTTGATTTCAAACAGGACCAAGAACTAGGGTGACTAACTCGATATGTACATATActtatgtgtatatacagtcTCAGATTAAGATATTGGCATTCTTTACAGGCTATGACTTCTCAAAGTGGGtattgtgaaaaatacaattttaatttgaaacttTATGAATGGTCATTCACATACAGACAACCGTGGTGAATTCAGACAAAAGGATGTTAATGTTTGCAATTCTGTAGGTGTCTATATTGCAGACATTCAGATTACCTGTGCCTTCTAATCTGAACTTCAGTACTTACATTTGGATGTTGATCATTGTCTTCTCTTCTGAATCAGTGGTCAGGGTACGGTGAAACATATAATTGATACAGAAGTACTTTGTCAAGTTTTCAGTACCCAGTACATCTATGCAAATCTGACAGTCACATAGTTTCTCATTAAAGTTGCCAGTACTTTAGTCTGCATGACTGTGCACTGAAACCTCACTGTCTGCGCCAACCAGTCCATACCTCTTGTTACCTCCACTGGTCCACTGTAGACACTTTCAAAATCTGGTCACACAAATGGCTGTTGTGGGGAatgcctgtgcctgtgtccaTTAGAACGGGCAAGTGTCGTACATGAGGTGTGTGTTCCAGAACATCGAATCAACAGATGAGATGGGGGAGTAGAGTGATGATGGAAAGCCAGTTCAAATGAGAGACACTAATAGGtttaca comes from Megalops cyprinoides isolate fMegCyp1 chromosome 3, fMegCyp1.pri, whole genome shotgun sequence and encodes:
- the frmd8 gene encoding FERM domain-containing protein 8, which produces MEGGDCGFPPDPSEHSQRGSVSSSGLRAQDVLVYMVGDSAVHLCVEGVGCVTVQELGRSVREALHIPDSAQDAFAFWLCSPLLELQLKPKHQPYKLCRQWQDLLYRFTEASEEDISQDEPCLMYRRNVFYPKAKELQIEDEGVLRLLYDEAKINILGGRYPCDPEHWLSLGALSCALELGVGLDTQQATAAIREKKISSFLPAHVAGGGGGLLSALRGKSGRQAGLEQNLLEEYRSVSAADSNAQDPAHYLRQYLNTCHSLPYYGCAFFSGEIDKPAQGILQRGGRKTVSVGISLEGVYVIDAKEKHVLLGLRFSELSWDHSYPEEEGDSHILWLEFDGEEAGTPVNKLLKIYSKQAELMSGLIEFCVELGAVADGAATGTDGDLTLSQQPSGQGGASGRARGGRRGKLRRQSSVVCSRVHSLNTISYVDDGKEIKRLKPKRAASFFTRQATVPNYSAVQVGESLEQG